From the genome of Scytonema hofmannii PCC 7110, one region includes:
- a CDS encoding non-ribosomal peptide synthetase: MNTVEFLSYLRSLDIQVFISDKKFRCNAPEGTLTAELRAEIQERKTEIIEFLEATHHASKHSFRPLVPISRSGNLPLSFAQQRLWFLDQLIPNNPFYNIPLALNLTGSLNQAALEKTFNEIVQRHEALRTNVVVQSGQPVQVINPTLTIPLPVIDLRQLPQAEREIQARRLTTQEAQRPFNLSTDLLLQVKLLWLDETQYILLLTMHHIVSDGWSIGVLIQEIATLYTAFASNQPSPLAKLAIQYADFAYWQRQWLQGEVLEKQVGYWQKQLDGISMLNLPTDRPRLAAQSYQGARQPLQLSKSLSKALLALGQQEGVTLFITLLAAFQVLLYRYTQQEDIAIGSPIANRNRSEIEGLIGFFVNSLVLRTQLSGNPTFRELLSRVKEVALGAYAHQDLPFEKLVEELHPERNLNQNPLFQVVFALQNAPMTALELPSLTLSPLPFETETTRFDLEFHLWEPNTQNGLWADSSEGISGFVIYSTDLFDDSTIARMLGHFQTLLEGIVVNPEHRIAQLPLLSESELHDLLVGWNNTQLDYPQDKCIHQLFESVAEQNPDATALNARSANALVVGDEQLSYKELNIRSNKLANYLKKLGVKTEVLVGLCVERSFKMVIGMLGIMKAGGAYLPLDPSYPSERLNFMLEDAQVSILLTQDKWMKGLENQNLQVICLDKDWEIITQELEDNLPSQVKVDTLAYVIYTSGSTGKPKGVKIEHRGLLNLVFWHQKAFAVSPLDRATQISGVGFDACGWEIWPYLSAGASIYFVDDEIRQMPEQLRDWLILKAITISFLPTPLVEKILLLDFPKNAALRILLTGGDKLNQYPLADHPFQLVNNYGPTENTVVTTSGHISVKNKENLAPAIGRAIANTQVYILDKHLQPVPIGVSGELYISGDGLARGYLNRPDLTPECFIYHSLTNKLKARLYKTGDLVRYQVDGNIEFLGRLDEQVKIRGYRIELGEIEAVLSQHPSVQQTVVIIREDKGEKRLLAYVVPKTEYSSEQENIQLQNEQVLQWQMLYNETYNQPADSDPKLNIVGWNSSYTNQPIPAEQMYEWVDNQVEQILALQPKRVLEIGCGTGLILFRIAPHCTKYWGTDFSPVSLNYIQQQLQKQEMPQVTLYQQMATDFDKVETAAFDAVILNSVVQYFPTIDYLIRVLEGAVESTAPGGFIFIGDVRSLPLLQAFHASVQLYQAEPSLTRFELQQRVQMQIFQETELVIDPAFFTAIKQRFPQINHVQIQLMRGKHHNELTAFRYNVILHISAETVNNTGNSSVLNWSEDKLTFSAVRQLLIENQPEILSIINVPNARVMSAVKTAEWLSDVESFKTVGQIRKALQELENFGVDPEDLYALNVPYRVDITWSHSSTKGHYDVVFIRQDGVSKRTIFPHSTTPSRPWQSYANNPLQAKAARKLVPQLQTYLAQKLPEYMMPLAFVVLESLPLTANGKVNRRALRAFHDGIKPQLLENYIAPRTPVEQVLVKIFAEVLGLKRVGIYDNFFELGGHSLLATQLVSRVRDALCVELPLRSVFEASTIAELSKVVESFKESNAQSQAPVLVPLSRESRRIKLSSLQVMKNPNDL, encoded by the coding sequence TTGAATACAGTTGAGTTTTTATCTTATCTTCGCAGCTTAGATATTCAAGTTTTTATTTCTGATAAAAAGTTTCGCTGTAACGCGCCTGAAGGAACTCTTACAGCAGAATTACGTGCAGAAATTCAAGAGCGTAAAACAGAAATTATTGAATTTTTAGAAGCAACTCATCATGCTAGTAAGCACAGCTTTAGACCTCTGGTACCTATTTCGCGGTCAGGAAATCTTCCCCTCTCTTTTGCTCAACAACGGCTGTGGTTTCTTGACCAATTAATCCCTAATAATCCTTTCTATAACATTCCACTAGCACTAAATTTAACAGGTTCGCTCAATCAAGCCGCGCTAGAGAAAACTTTTAACGAAATTGTGCAACGACACGAAGCTTTACGTACTAATGTTGTGGTGCAGTCAGGGCAACCAGTTCAGGTAATTAATCCTACGCTAACAATACCCTTACCAGTCATAGATTTACGGCAACTGCCACAAGCCGAACGAGAAATACAAGCACGACGACTCACTACCCAAGAAGCTCAACGTCCTTTCAATTTATCAACTGATTTATTGCTGCAAGTAAAACTGCTGTGGTTGGATGAGACACAATACATCCTGCTACTGACTATGCACCACATTGTGTCCGATGGTTGGTCTATTGGGGTGCTGATTCAAGAGATAGCAACACTCTACACAGCCTTTGCCAGCAATCAACCTTCTCCTCTTGCGAAACTTGCAATCCAATATGCAGACTTTGCATACTGGCAACGCCAATGGTTGCAAGGGGAAGTATTAGAAAAGCAAGTCGGTTACTGGCAAAAGCAATTAGACGGCATTTCTATGCTAAATCTACCAACCGACAGACCAAGACTCGCTGCTCAAAGTTACCAAGGTGCAAGGCAACCTCTGCAATTATCAAAAAGTTTGAGCAAAGCACTTTTAGCTCTCGGACAGCAAGAAGGGGTAACTTTGTTTATAACCCTACTAGCAGCATTCCAAGTTTTACTTTACCGCTACACACAACAAGAAGATATTGCTATTGGTTCACCTATTGCCAATCGCAACCGGAGTGAGATTGAGGGATTAATTGGTTTTTTTGTTAATAGCTTAGTATTGCGTACCCAACTCAGTGGAAATCCAACTTTTCGGGAATTATTGAGTCGAGTCAAAGAGGTAGCTTTAGGAGCTTATGCTCACCAAGATTTACCTTTTGAAAAGCTGGTAGAAGAACTGCATCCAGAGCGTAATTTGAATCAAAATCCGCTCTTTCAAGTTGTTTTTGCGCTTCAAAATGCGCCTATGACTGCGTTAGAGTTACCTAGTTTAACTTTAAGTCCGCTACCATTTGAAACGGAGACAACGCGCTTTGATTTGGAGTTCCACTTGTGGGAACCAAATACTCAAAATGGGTTATGGGCAGATAGCTCAGAAGGAATTAGTGGTTTTGTAATTTATAGCACTGATTTATTTGATGATTCTACGATCGCCAGGATGCTAGGACACTTCCAAACATTACTGGAAGGTATAGTTGTAAATCCAGAACACCGAATTGCACAATTACCACTTTTAAGCGAATCTGAGCTACATGATTTATTAGTTGGATGGAACAATACTCAGTTAGATTATCCTCAAGATAAGTGTATCCATCAGTTATTTGAGAGCGTTGCAGAGCAGAATCCTGATGCGACTGCGCTAAACGCACGCTCCGCGAACGCGTTAGTAGTTGGCGATGAGCAACTCAGCTACAAAGAGTTAAATATACGTAGCAATAAACTGGCAAATTATTTAAAAAAATTAGGAGTTAAAACCGAAGTTTTAGTAGGACTTTGTGTAGAACGCTCTTTTAAGATGGTAATCGGGATGTTGGGCATTATGAAAGCAGGCGGAGCTTATTTACCTTTAGATCCAAGCTACCCGTCTGAACGTTTAAACTTTATGCTTGAAGATGCTCAAGTCTCAATTTTATTAACTCAAGATAAATGGATGAAAGGTCTGGAGAACCAGAATTTACAGGTCATCTGTTTAGATAAGGATTGGGAAATTATTACTCAAGAGCTTGAAGATAATCTTCCCAGCCAAGTTAAAGTGGATACCCTGGCTTATGTGATTTATACCTCTGGCTCAACTGGAAAACCTAAAGGGGTTAAAATTGAACATAGAGGATTGTTAAATTTAGTCTTTTGGCATCAAAAAGCATTTGCAGTTTCACCCCTTGACCGAGCAACCCAGATTTCAGGAGTTGGCTTTGACGCTTGCGGTTGGGAAATTTGGCCTTATCTTAGTGCTGGAGCAAGCATTTATTTTGTAGATGATGAAATCAGGCAAATGCCTGAACAGCTACGAGATTGGCTAATATTAAAAGCGATAACAATCTCCTTTCTACCAACTCCTTTAGTAGAGAAAATTCTCTTATTAGATTTCCCTAAGAATGCAGCTTTACGAATATTACTCACAGGTGGAGACAAACTAAATCAATATCCTTTAGCTGACCATCCTTTCCAATTAGTTAACAATTACGGACCAACTGAGAACACGGTTGTTACAACTTCTGGTCATATTTCTGTTAAGAATAAAGAGAATTTAGCCCCCGCAATTGGTCGTGCGATCGCCAATACACAAGTTTACATATTAGATAAACATTTACAACCAGTACCTATTGGCGTTTCGGGAGAGTTATACATCAGTGGTGATGGATTAGCGCGAGGTTATTTAAACCGTCCTGACTTAACTCCTGAATGCTTCATTTATCATTCTTTGACTAATAAGCTAAAAGCGCGACTTTATAAAACAGGTGATTTAGTTCGCTATCAAGTAGATGGCAACATTGAATTTTTAGGTCGCCTAGACGAGCAGGTAAAAATTCGCGGCTACCGCATTGAGTTGGGAGAAATTGAAGCGGTACTGAGTCAGCATCCATCAGTGCAGCAAACTGTAGTCATAATTCGTGAGGATAAAGGGGAAAAGCGTCTATTAGCTTATGTAGTACCAAAAACCGAATACAGCAGCGAGCAGGAGAATATACAATTGCAGAATGAGCAAGTTTTGCAATGGCAGATGCTCTATAACGAAACTTATAATCAACCTGCTGATTCAGATCCAAAATTGAATATTGTAGGCTGGAATAGTAGTTACACAAATCAGCCTATTCCAGCAGAGCAGATGTATGAGTGGGTGGATAACCAAGTCGAGCAGATTTTGGCTTTGCAACCCAAACGAGTGTTAGAAATTGGTTGTGGAACAGGTTTAATTCTGTTTAGAATTGCACCTCACTGCACTAAATATTGGGGAACAGACTTTTCCCCAGTTTCACTTAACTACATTCAGCAGCAGTTACAAAAGCAAGAAATGCCGCAGGTAACGCTGTATCAGCAAATGGCTACTGACTTCGACAAAGTAGAAACAGCAGCTTTTGATGCAGTCATTCTGAACTCGGTTGTACAATATTTTCCTACTATTGATTATCTGATTCGTGTATTAGAAGGTGCTGTGGAGTCAACTGCTCCGGGTGGCTTTATCTTCATAGGAGATGTGCGTAGTTTGCCACTCTTGCAAGCTTTCCATGCGTCAGTGCAATTGTATCAAGCTGAACCTTCTCTTACCCGATTCGAGTTGCAGCAACGGGTACAAATGCAAATATTTCAAGAAACAGAGTTAGTTATCGACCCAGCTTTTTTTACTGCAATAAAGCAACGCTTTCCGCAGATTAATCATGTACAAATTCAATTGATGCGGGGTAAACATCATAATGAGCTAACTGCGTTTCGTTACAATGTGATTCTTCATATTAGTGCCGAAACTGTTAATAATACTGGAAATTCTTCCGTGCTGAACTGGTCTGAAGATAAACTAACATTCTCAGCAGTGCGTCAGTTATTAATTGAGAATCAACCAGAAATATTAAGCATTATCAATGTACCTAATGCGCGGGTAATGTCAGCAGTGAAAACAGCAGAATGGCTATCAGACGTAGAAAGTTTTAAAACTGTAGGTCAAATACGTAAAGCTTTGCAAGAACTCGAAAATTTCGGAGTAGATCCAGAAGATTTGTATGCGCTGAATGTACCTTATAGGGTTGATATTACCTGGTCACATTCAAGTACTAAAGGACATTATGATGTGGTTTTTATACGGCAAGATGGAGTAAGTAAGAGAACTATTTTTCCACATAGTACAACTCCCTCTCGTCCCTGGCAATCTTACGCCAATAATCCTTTGCAAGCCAAAGCAGCGCGTAAATTAGTGCCACAGTTACAAACTTACCTAGCACAAAAACTGCCTGAGTACATGATGCCATTAGCTTTTGTAGTATTGGAGTCTTTACCTCTAACAGCTAATGGTAAAGTCAATCGCCGCGCCTTAAGAGCATTTCATGATGGAATCAAGCCCCAATTACTTGAAAATTACATCGCCCCTCGGACTCCTGTTGAACAAGTGCTGGTGAAAATTTTTGCTGAGGTTTTGGGACTTAAGCGCGTGGGAATTTATGACAATTTCTTTGAATTAGGTGGTCATTCCTTACTGGCAACTCAGCTTGTCTCTAGAGTGCGCGACGCCTTATGTGTGGAGTTACCTTTGCGTAGCGTATTTGAAGCATCGACAATTGCAGAATTATCGAAGGTGGTGGAAAGCTTTAAAGAAAGCAATGCTCAAAGTCAAGCCCCAGTTTTAGTACCACTATCGCGTGAAAGTCGGCGGATTAAGTTATCTTCCTTACAAGTAATGAAGAACCCAAATGATTTATGA